The following proteins come from a genomic window of Macadamia integrifolia cultivar HAES 741 chromosome 14, SCU_Mint_v3, whole genome shotgun sequence:
- the LOC122061316 gene encoding disease resistance protein RUN1-like, with protein MVGICGMGGVGKTTIAKAIYNLLFHQFEGSSFLPTIRESSEQPNGLAHLQEQLLYDILHKENLQIRHVARGVNVIRERLRCKKVLIVLDDVDQLYQFNAFCGGRTFDWFGPGSRIIVTTRDKDLAKQIGVEEVYEAEELDFCESLELFSCHAFRKNSPIENYIELSESVVKYVGGLPLALEVIGSSLFLKRSIPEWESTIRKLKNVPYNQIQGILRLSFDALDETEKDIFLDIACFFIGRDKDDVCRILEGCGFFPDIGIRDLVQRSLITIDNQKKLGMHDLLRDMGREIVHEESPKEPGERSRLWFHEEVYDVLTKHKGTEIVEGLILDNSSQLLEVPLSTKAFKNMHKLRVLQINYLQLMGSYELLSKELRWLCWHGFPLTSIPSSFNLDKLVDLDIQHSRIKLVWKEFKLLQNLKVLNLSHSSFLIKTPNFIGLPNLEKLILESCKTLLEIHQSIGFLNKLIFLNLKDCSNLVNLPRSICRLTSLVNLTLTGCSKLRNLPEELGNMKSLMELHADGTAITKLPLSISHLRNLKSLSLRGSKGPLSRSWYSLFSAWRSPRMAPNLISTPVLASFSGLYSLRELDLGYCNLSDGAIPFDLGSLLSLQTMKLSANNFRSLPASINRLSRLELLIVDHCTRLDQLPELPSSLVLLAAKSCTSMERLPVNMGLLSKLSSVLLNDCTRLKSLPEDLPSSLRSLSIESCKSLEGLPNFVNIPSLSNLHLSNNNFSSLPASISQLSHLQTLYMRNCTRVQSLPDLPTSVRNLFADGCSSMLLTESKKEVESSESPYKKLPDIVRKSFLQGLFGQFDIFLTGSDIPEWFSHQTLGSSLSFELPQILNSKIQGLTVCAIYAAEVEGKEVLAAPSVSFCNKTNGRRWSYTPNQHETPITCQDQIWVGHIPHTKFKNSLEGGDQLEVSIEMEQYWGYFPDIFSGNHFGIEHSIHVKKCGIHLVYQADEKGSHSNVSEIIQEGINTSAKR; from the exons ATGGTTGGAATTTGTGGCATGGGTGGAGTGGGTAAGACAACCATTGCTAAGGCCATTTACAATCTATTATTTCACCAATTTGAAGGCAGCAGCTTTCTTCCAACTATTAGGGAATCTTCAGAACAACCTAATGGTCTAGCCCATTTGCAAGAACAACTTCTTTATGATATTCTCCATAAAGAGAATTTGCAAATAAGGCATGTTGCTAGAGGAGTCAACGTTATTCGAGAAAGACTCCGATGTAAAAAGGTTCTTATTGTTCTTGATGATGTAGATCAACTGTATCAGTTTAATGCATTTTGTGGAGGTAGAACATTTGATTGGTTTGGCCCAGGAAGTAGAATCATTGTAACCACTAGAGATAAGGATCTGGCAAAGCAAATTGGAGTGGAAGAAGTATATGAAGCTGAAGAATTGGATTTTTGTGAATCTCTTGAGCTTTTCAGTTGTCATGCCTTTAGAAAAAACAGTCCAATAGAAAATTACATAGAGCTTTCAGAAAGCGTGGTGAAATATGTTGGAGGTCTTCCATTAGCTCTTGAGGTCATTGGTTCTTCCCTGTTTTTGAAAAGAAGCATACCTGAATGGGAAAGCACTATAAGGAAATTAAAAAATGTTCCTTATAATCAGATTCAAGGTATATTGAGATTGAGTTTTGATGCACTAGATGAGACGGAAAAGGATATATTTCTTGACATTGCATGCTTCTTTATTGGAAGGGATAAGGATGATGTATGTAGAATATTAGAAGGTTGTGGTTTCTTCCCAGACATTGGAATTAGAGATCTTGTCCAAAGGTCTCTCATAACAATTGATAATCAAAAGAAGCTCGGGATGCATGATCTACTTCGAGATATGGGAAGAGAAATCGTTCATGAAGAATCACCCAAGGAACCTGGAGAGCGTAGTAGATTGTGGTTTCATGAGGAGGTCTATGATGTATTAACTAAACACAAG GGAACAGAAATCGTTGAAGGCCTCATCCTAGATAACTCTTCTCAATTACTTGAAGTGCCTTTGAGTACTAAGGCATTTAAAAATATGCACAAACTAAGAGTGCTCCAAATCAATTATTTACAACTCATGGGAAGTTATGAACTTCTTTCTAAAGAGCTGAGATGGCTATGTTGGCATGGATTCCCTTTGACATCTATACCTTCTAGTTTCAACTTGGATAAACTTGTTGATCTTGACATTCAACATAGCCGCATTAAGCTGGTTTGGAAGGAATTCAAG CTACTCCAAAATTTGAAAGTCCTAAACCTCAGTCATTCTAGTTTCCTTATCAAAACCCCCAACTTCATAGGGCTCCCAAATCTTGAGAAGTTGATCCTTGAGAGTTGTAAGACATTGCTTGAAATTCACCAATCCATTGGGTTTCTTAATAAACTGATTTTCCTCAATCTGAAGGACTGCAGCAACTTAGTAAATCTTCCAAGAAGCATTTGTAGGTTGACATCTCTTGTAAATCTTACCCTCACTGGCTGCTCGAAACTCCGTAATTTACCTGAGGAACTGGGTAATATGAAATCTTTAATGGAACTTCATGCAGATGGAACTGCTATAACAAAATTACCCCTTTCCATTTCACATTTGAGAAACCTCAAATCCTTATCTTTACGTGGATCTAAAGGACCTCTTTCAAGATCATGGTATTCATTATTTTCAGCATGGAGATCACCAAGGATGGCTCCTAATCTTATAAGTACCCCAGTCTTGgcttctttttctggtttataCTCCCTAAGAGAGCTAGATCTTGGCTACTGCAATCTGTCAGATGGTGCAATTCCATTTGATCTGGGAAGCTTATTGTCATTACAAACCATGAAATTAAGTGCAAACAATTTCAGAAGCCTACCAGCCAGCATTAATCGCCTTTCTCGTCTGGAACTTCTTATTGTAGATCATTGCACGAGGCTTGATCAACTCCCTGAGCTTCCATCAAGTTTAGTGCTGTTGGCAGCAAAAAGTTGCACATCAATGGAGAGATTGCCAGTCAACATGGGTCTTCTTTCTAAGCTCTCTAGTGTTTTGTTGAATGATTGCACAAGGTTGAAATCTCTCCCTGAAGATCTCCCATCTAGTCTAAGAAGCTTGAGTATAGAATCTTGCAAATCATTGGAAGGCTTACCTAATTTTGTGAACATACCATCATTAAGTAATTTACATCTTAGTAACAACAATTTCAGTAGTCTACCTGCCAGCATAAGTCAACTTTCTCATCTTCAAACTCTTTATATGCGTAACTGCACAAGGGTTCAATCACTTCCAGATCTTCCCACAAGTGTAAGGAATCTGTTTGCTGATGGTTGCTCATCAATGTTGCTTACTGAGAGCAAGAAGGAAGTTGAGAGTTCAGAATCACCATACAAGAAATTGCCAGATATTGTTAGAAAGAGCTTCctccag GGACTGTTTGGCCAGTTTGACATCTTTCTTACTGGAAGTGATATTCCAGAATGGTTTAGCCATCAGACTCTGGgatcttctttatcttttgagCTGCCTCAAATTCTGAATTCCAAGATTCAGGGCTTGACGGTATGTGCTATTTATGCAGCCGAAGTTGAAGGCAAAGAGGTGCTTGCAGCTCCTTCAGTTTCTTTTTGCAATAAAACTAACGGTCGTCGTTGGTCCTACACTCCAAACCAACATGAAACCCCAATAACATGTCAAGATCAAATCTGGGTGGGACATATACCACATACCAAGTTCAAGAATTCTTTGGAAGGTGGGGATCAACTGGAAGTTTCAATAGAAATGGAGCAATATTGGGGCTATTTTCCAGACATTTTTTCTGGGAATCATTTCGGAATAGAGCATTCGATCCATGTGAAGAAGTGTGGGATCCATCTAGTATACCAGGCAGATGAGAAGGGTTCTCATTCAAATGTCTCAGAAATTATCCAAGAAGGCATTAATACAAGTGCTAAGAGATGA